The genomic DNA ACATTAAAATTACAGTTAATTGATTACATCAACAGTTACCTTATATTTAAGTTAACCATTTATAAATTGTACACAAAAATTATTTATTGATTTATTGCAGAATGATTATGAGGAGTAACGCTTATGTTAGAAAAACTATTTTTAGCATCTATTTTAACATTTAGTTTTGGTTTATTTGCAGAAATAGGCTGGTTTGAAGGAAACCAAAAAATAGTGCAAACACCTTCCCATCAACAGATAGTTTTTAATTCAGTTAAAAATTACGACCAAACAAAAATAGATGCAGATAGACAATAATGGATATCTGGTGAAAATTAAATATGTACAACTTCAAACCTGTATAGAGATGTTCTGTAGAATGTCTCTATAGAATTTTTATAGATTCAGTTAAGATTGAGTTTTGATTAAGATATATTGTTACTGAGAATTGCTTGGTAGTATAGCCATGGACAAGGCGGTTAGGAAATTAAGTAGAACTAAAACTTAGACACTGAAAGACTTCTAGCTCTGTCACCTGTCACCTGTTCCCTGTCACCTGCTATACAAGCCACCCAAATTGATCTTTAGTGTTCAATCTAAAATTCAAAAATCCGATGACAGAGAATATGAAAAAACCAATTATTGCTACAGCAGCATTTTTACTGACTATTTCTTTACCAGTAACTGCACAAGCTGCAAATAATTACGAAGCTATCAAAAAGTTATTAGCTAATAATCAATGTGAAAATTGTAATCTTCGTAATGCTGGCCTAGTGATGGCAGACTTGAGTGGTGCAAACTTGAGTGGTGCAGACTTGAGCGGTGCAAACTTGAGTCGTGCAAACTTGAGTGGTGCAAACTTACAGGGTGCTAATTTACAGGGTGCAAGTCTATTCGGTGCAAACTTAACAAATGCTAAATTAGATTCAGCCAATCTCATGGGTGCAGATTTGAGAAACAGCTATTTAATGAATGTAGCATTAACAAATGCTAACTTAAATGCGGCTAACTTCCAAGGTGCAGTGGGTATACCTTTACAAATAGCTAAACCGGAAGAATTTTATGCTTGGGGTGTAGCAGCAGCAGAAAAAGGCAATCTTGATCCAGCTATTGATTATTTTAGCCAGGCGATCGCCCTCAAACCAGAATATGCAGGTGCATATTTAGCCCGTGGTGTGGCTAGTTACCAAAAACTAGACCGAAAAAGTGCCATAGTAGATGCCCAACAAGCAGCAAAATTGTTTGCAGAACAAAAAAATGCAGAAGGGATACAAACAGCACAGGCATTTATTCTGGAACTGACAACACCTCATTCAGAAACTGTCAGCAAAGGTAAACCCAATTTTATGAACTTTGTCGGTAGCTTGGGTTCAATGTTATTACAGTTTCTACCTTTCTAGCTCATAGGTGACAGGTGACAAAATTTTGAGAGAATAAATATCTACAACATCGTAGTGATGACGATGATGGTAAAGAAGGAACAAACATAAATGTCAGAAAATTTTAAGAGTAAAGTAGTTACTCAAGGGGTGCAGCGATCGCCTAACCGTGCTATGTTACGGGCTGTAGGTTTCCAAGACGAAGATTTTAACAAAGCTATCGTCGGGATCGCTAACGGTTATAGCACCATCACCCCTTGTAATATGGGGATTAACAAATTAGCACAAAGGGCAGAAATCGGTGTCAAAGATGCCGGAGCTATGCCCCAAATGTTCGGTACTATTACTATTAGTGATGGTATTTCCATGGGAACAGAGGGAATGAAATATTCCCTAGTTTCCAGAGAAGTAATTGCAGATTCCATTGAAACCGCCTGTACTGGTCAAAGTATGGATGGGGTATTGGCTATCGGTGGTTGTGATAAAAATATGCCAGGGGCAATGTTAGCGATCGCCCGCATGAATATTCCTGCTATTTTTGTCTATGGTGGCACAATCAAACCCGGACATTATGACGGTAAAGACCTAACCGTTGTGAGTTCCTTTGAAGCTGTAGGCCAACATAGTGCCGGTAAAATTGACGAAGCAGAACTTTTAGCAGTTGAACGTAACGCCTGTCCTGGTGCGGGTTCTTGTGGAGGAATGTTTACAGCTAATACCATGTCTTCAGCCTTTGAAGCGATGGGCATGAGTTTACCCTATTCCTCAACCATGGCCGCAGAAGATGCAGAAAAAGCTGATAGTACAGAAAAATCAGCCCATGTTTTAGTAGAAGCTATTCGTAAGCAGATATTACCCCGGCAAATCATCACCCGTAAGGCGATAGAAAACGCCATTTCTGTAATCATGGCCGTTGGTGGTTCTACCAATGCAGTATTACACTTTTTAGCGATCGCCCGTGCAGCTGGCGTAGAACTGACATTAGACGACTTTGAAACCATCCGTGGCCGTGTTCCCGTCATCTGTGACTTAAAACCCAGTGGTAGATATGTGGCCACAGACCTACACAAAGCCGGCGGAATCCCCCAAGTCATGAAAATGCTCCTAGTTCATGGCTTATTACATGGTGATTGTCTCACCATCTCTGGACAAACAGTAGCCGAAGTTTTAGCTGATATCCCCGCAGAACCCCGTCCAGATCAAGATGTGATTCGCCCTTGGCATAACCCCATGTATGCCCAAGGCCACCTAGCCATCCTCAAAGGCAATCTTGCTACCGAAGGTGCAGTTGCTAAAATTACTGGTGTGAAAAACCCTGTAATTACAGGCCCTGCCAGAGTATTTGAATCAGAAGAATCCTGTTTAGATGCAATTTTAGCAGGAAAAATCAAAGCCGGTGATGTGATCATTGTCCGTTACGAAGGCCCCAAGGGTGGCCCAGGAATGCGGGAAATGCTCGCTCCAACTTCAGCTATAATTGGTGCTGGTTTAGGTGACTCTGTCGGTTTAATTACTGATGGACGCTTTTCCGGTGGTACTTATGGAATGGTAGTTGGCCACGTCGCCCCAGAAGCTGCTGTAGGTGGAAATATCGCCCTAGTCCAAGAAGGTGATAGTGTAACTATTGATGCTACTGCTCGGCTATTACAGGTTAATGTTTCAGAGCAAGAATTAGCTAGTCGTCGGGCTAAATGGCAACCCCCCGCACCCCGTTATACAAAAGGTGTTTTAGCTAAATATGCCAAACTCGTGGCTTCCAGTAGTGTGGGTGCTGTCACAGATTTGGATTTGTTTGCTAACTAATTTTCACTAATTTCATCGTCATTTGTTTTCAATGGAGGTGGGTTTATTCACTAACTCATCTCCTAATTTTTTGGTTAATCAAAAGTTAATCTAAATTTAAAGATATAAATCTAATTCCTAAATTCCCATGTGCAGTGATGTTGATTTTAATTTTGATGTTGATTTTGTCAAATCACTATTTACAAAAAATATAGTGTGTTATCTTACATAAAGAATTTAACAGTTCTTGAAAAATCTATCTCAAGATAGATATTAAATATAACCAAAGATATATTACTAAGTTTAATTCAGTATAGTTTAATAAAACTTGATTTAGTTACTCAAAAGTGATAATTGCTGCAATTAAATAAATTACTGTAACCATTTCCCTGATCTAAGAGAATTCAAATACTTATCATGCCAATTTAATAATATGGTAAATCGCATCTCCCATAAATTAGCTATAGCTACAACATTCATTGGTTTTATAGTTTTACTAGGATGGATTTTTAATATTCCGGTAATGAAGAGTATTTTACCGGAATTTGTGACCATGAAATTTAATACAGCCCTGGGTTTTTTATTGGGTGGTATATCTTTATATTTATGGATTAATAATTCTCATAAAAATAGAATAAATATCAAATTATTATCTAAAATTTTAGCATTCATCGTATTATTACTGGGTTTAACAACATTAATTCAATATAGCTTTAAGATTAACTTAGGAATTGATGAACTATTGATCAAAGACTCGGAAAATTCCGTGAATACTTCCAATCCAGGCAGAATGGCACCAAACACAGCTATTTGTTTTTTTTGGTTAGGTTCTTCCTTACTTTTATTGCACTACAGAAAATTTAATCTTGCTCAATTTCTAGCTGGTGCTAGTTTTTTAATTGCTTTATTAGGATTTGTTGGTTATGTATTTGGAATTAGCGACTTTTATTACATAAAACCATTATCTGCCATGGCACTACACACAAGTGTTTCATTCTTGTTATTAAGTACAGGAATTTTACTAGCTAGTTGCCAAAATGGTTGGATGCAAGAGATCACGAGTTCCTATATGGGGGGGATAATTGCCCGTAATCTGATCCCCTTAATTGTCATATTTCCTATTTTCAATTCAGGATTATTCTTATTTGCCCATCAAACGAATATATTACCTGTGGAGATAGGGTTTGTATTTTTGTCTATTTTGAATATTGCTGTCTTGGGTGTAATGGCTTGGTGGAATGCTAGATACATCAATAATATGGACAAAAAAAACCAATATCTCCAACAAGAATTACAAGCAGCTAATGAAAATTTAGAAACAAAAGTAAATGAGCGTACACAACAACTAGAAAATGTTAATGAAGCTTTAGAAGACAGTCGTCATCAATTATCAAATCTGATTAATACCTTACCAGGAATTGTTTTTTATCGTAGTGATAATGATGATTGGTCAATAGAAAGTATTAGCGATGGTTATTTGCCTATTCTTTATGATTGTCAAAAAGAATCATGTCAACCTTATAGAGATTATAAATTTCAAAATTTAATTATTACAGACGATATACCCAAAATTCTATTAGCTATAGATACAGCTATTAAAAATAATACTAATTATCAAGTAGAATATCGGATTTTAACTCCATCAGGTCAGGAAAAATGGTTATTGGAAACAGGTGTAGGAACATTAGTTAATGGCGAGAGAAAAATTCAAGGTTTTATGACTGAGATTACTTCTCTGAAAAAAACACAAGCTGCATTAGCAGAAAGTGAGAATAAATTCCGGGAATTAGCAGAAAATATTGATGAAATCTTTCATATCAACTCCGCTGACCTGAGTGAAATGCTTTATATTAGCCCTGGGTACGAAAAAATCTGGGGTATAAGTCGTGAAAATATTTATCAAAATCCTAATTCTTGGATTGATTCTGTACATCAAGATGATTATCAACATCTCTTATCTGCTTGTCAAAGTTTAATGCAGGGCAAACCCTTAAAAGAAGAATATCGCATTATTCGTCCTGATGAAGATATTCGCTGGATATCTGGTCGTGTCTTCCCTGTTTATGATCAAAATTGGCAAATACTACGTCATGTGGGAGTTGCTACGGATATCACAGAACGAAAATTGACAGAAATTGCTCTGAAATATAGTGAAGAAAGATATCGCTCCTTAGTTAAAGCTACTACCCAAGTTATTTGGACAACTGATGGCACAGGACAATTTGTCACTCCCCAGTCAAGTTGGGAAGCTTTTACTGGTAAAGGATTTGCTGAACATCAAGGCTGGAACTGGACAAATAGTATTCATCCTGATGATCAAGAACGTACCAAGAAAGTTTGGTTACACAGCCTAGAAAACCGCTGTTTGTATGAAAATGAATGTCGTATTTTATCTAAAGCTGGGGAATATATGTATTTTTGGGTACGTGCTGTACCAATTATGAACAATGATGATTCCATTCGGGAATGGGTGGGAGCTTGTACGGAAATCACAGAACGTAAAAAAGCGGAACTGGAAATTAGACAACTTAATGAACAATTAGAGGAGCGAGTACAGCAGCGTACGGCTGAATTGACAGCCGCTAATAAGGAACTAGAAGCATTTTCTTATTCTGTTTCCCATGACCTACGCGCCCCTTTGCGTGGGATAGATGGTTTTAGTAAGACACTTTTAGAAAGTTACGGAGATAAATTAGATGATCGTGGTAAACACTATTTAAATAGAGTGAGGGCTGGTACTCAGCGGATGGGAGAATTGATTGATGATATGCTGCAACTCTCACGAGTTAGCCGTTCTGAGATGAAATTTACTACCGTTAATCTGAGTGCGATCGCTCAAGGAATTGCTCAAGAACTGAGTGAAAATGAACCACAGCGACAGGTAGAGTGGTTAATCTCTCAAAATTTAAGGGTTCAAGGTGATGCCCATTTGTTAAGAATTGTCCTAGAAAACTTACTAAATAATGCTTGGAAATTTACATCTAAGAAAAAACAAGCGATTATTGAGTTAAATTCAATGGATTCTATAAGTGATAATAATGATTATACAACCTACATAATCAGGGATAATGGGGACGGGTTTGACCAAGCTTATGTTCATAAACTTTTTCAAGCCTTTCAACGACTCCATTCAGGAGCAGAATTTCCGGGAACAGGTATTGGTTTAGCAACTGTAAAAAGGATAATTAATCGTCATGGGGGTGATGTGTGGGCCGAAGGAGTTGTTGGAGAAAGTGCAAGTTTTTATTTCACTTTACACAATTAAGTTTATAGCTAAATATGCCACAAACCTCAACTCTGTTAATTGTTGAAGATAACCCTGATGATGTAGAATTAACACTACTTGCATTTTCGCAAACAGGGTTACAAGAAAATGTTGTTATTGCCAGAGATGGTGTAGAAGCAATTGATTATCTGTTTGCAGAAAATAGATCAGAACCTCTGCCAAATTTAATTTTATTAGATTTGCAGCTACCCCGAATTAATGGGTTAGAAGTTCTACGACAAATTAGAGCTAATGCTCGGACTCGGTTGTTACCTATTGTGATTCTGACGACCTCTGATGAAGAGAGTGATCGGCTAAAAGGCTATGGTTTGGGTTGTAACAGTTACATTCGTAAACCTGTGAACTATGAGCAGTTTTTGAATGTAATTCAACAGATGGGAATGTATTGGTTAGTTCTGAACAGTCCTCCACCCCTAACCTCATAACTTAAATGTATGAATTATCAACTCAAAATTCTTATTGTCGAAGACAACCCAGATGATGCAGAATTAATAGTATTGGAGTTAGAACAAGCAAATTATCAAGTATTTTACCAACAAGTTGATACTGGCGAAGCCATGGCAAATGCTATGGAATCTCAGGCATGGGATGTAATTATCTCAGATTATTCCATGCCCAGTTTTAGTGCTTTTGCTGCTTTGGATTTATTTAAACAACTCAATTTAGATATTCCTTTTATTGTTGTATCTGGGTCTATTGGAGAAGAAACAGCCGCTCAATTAATGAGAAATGGCGCTCATGACTATTTACTCAAACATAATTTAACTAGACTAGCTCCTGCAATAGATAGGGAATTGCGAGAAGCCAAAATACGTTGTGAGCGTAAACAAGCTTTAGAAAAAGTAGAGTTTTTAGCCTTTTATGATGAATTAACAAAATTACCTAATCGCCATGCTTTCTTAGAGACTCTACAGCAATATGTTGATCATGGTGATAATTTTGCAGTTGTGTTTATTGAAATTGATCAATATCGGCAAATTAAATATGGATTTGGTCACATAAAAAGTGAACAATTAATAATTAATATAGCAACCAGGTTAAAAGACAATTTACAGCCTGGTGATTTTTTAGCTAGAATTGGCAAAGATGAATTTGCGCTGATTTTTACTAATTGCGATGCTGTAAATAATGTCGAAAAAATAGCTACAGAGCTACATTGTTTAATAGATCCACCTTTTGATTTACAAGGGTTTATAATTTATGCTTCAATTACAATAGGTATCGTAGATTCTAGCATTGGTTTTAGGGAATCAGCAGAATTTTTACGAGCGGCTGAAATTGCTAACCACAATGCTAAAAAACAAGGATTACAGAATATTGGTGTTTTGTATAATCAACAGATGCAAACCCAAGCCTTAAAAAGATTACAAACAGAAAGTGAACTTAGGCAAGCCATTAGTAATCACGAAGTAAAATTATTTTATCAGCCAATCGTCGAATTAAGCAATTTTAAACTTGCAGGTTTTGAGGCTTTAATTCGTTGGCAACATCCTCAAAAAGGATGGATATCCCCAGATGAATTTATTCCCTTAGCAGAAGAAACTGGCTTAATTATTCCTCTCGGTGAATTCATTTTAGAAACCGCTTACAATCAGATCAAAATATGGCAAGATCAACTTTCTGATTATTTACCTTTGAGTTTATCGGTAAATATGTCATGTGTACAGTTAGAGGAAATAGCAATAGTTCCTCAAATTATTAATAAATATCAGTCCCTGGGTTTAGATGGTGTCACCCTCAAGTTAGAAATTACTGAAAGTAGCTTGATGAATAATACACCAAAAATAATTCAATGTTTACAACAATTTCGAGTAGCAGGTATCCAGATATCCATTGATGATTTTGGGACAGGTTATTCTTCTTTATCTTATTTAAAAAATTTGCCTATTGATGTCCTCAAAATTGATCGTGCTTTTGTATCAAGAATAGAAGAAAGAAAAGATTTTGGGATTATGCAAGCAATTATCGCTTTAGCTCAAACACTTGATTTAGATGTAGTTTCTGAGGGTATAGAAACAACAGCACAAATGGAGCTTTTGCGATCGCTTGGTTGTAAATATGGACAAGGTTATTTATTTTCTCCAGCAATACCAGCAGATAAAATTCAAAATTGGTTAAAAAAAATCAATCGAGAAAATATTGATTACAAAAGCTTAGTAGCAAATTCCTTGGGAGCAAAACATTTCACATGATAAGTACCTGGGCAAAATTAATTGCACATTTGGGAAAACAATAGAAATCTCTGTATCTCTTGTCTGTCACCTGTCACCTGTTACCTGTCACCTTCCCTAAATATGAAATTTATTTTGCACGACTACTTAGCTAAGAACCTAGTCCTACTGTGCTTATCCGAGAAAACCTCGTCTGGACTTTTTCCCGCGCTCATGTTGAGATTTATCCATGATTGCTGGTTTAGTTTTCTGGTAAAGTGAGAATTTCTACACCATTTTCCGTTACTGCGATTGTATGCTCAAATTGGGCGGAAAGTTTGCGATCGCGTGTCACCGCAGTCCAACCATCACTTAACATTTCGACTTCCTGCGTACCCTCATTAATCATGGGTTCAATGGTAAATACCATTCCTGGTCTTAACCGCTTACCTTTACCCCTTGTGCCAAAATGGGGAATGTCTGGTGCTGTATGGAAAATGTTACTAATGCCATGGCCGACAAATTCCCGCACTACGGAAAAACCCTCAGCTTCGGCGTATTCCTGAATTGCTGCACCAATATCACCGATTTTCGCCCCTGGTTTAACTTCCGCAATCCCTAAGTATAAACATTTTTCTGTCACTTCTACCAATTTTTGGGTACTGGGTTTAGCACTACCAACGATAAATGTTTTGGAAGTATCGCCATGATAACCATCAACAATTGGTGTGACATCAATGTTAATAATGTCACCTTCTTTCAGGATTTGTCGTGGGTTGGGAATACCATGACATATAACTTCATTAATACTGGTGCAAATTGACCGAGGAAAGCCTTTATACCCTAGCGGTGCGCTTTTTGCTCCCTGGGCTTGTGTCCATCTTTCCGCTTCATCATTGAGTTTTTGGGTACTTACCCCTGGTTTAACTAATGGTTCTAAATGCTGTAATAATTTAGCTGCTAAACTTCCAGCTTTACGCATTTTTTCGATTTCGCGTTGGGATAAAATAACAATTTGTTCAGTTCTCATTTATCTATCTATGATTGTTCCTGTGTTAAAAATATGTGAGCTATCAGCAGTCAGCTTTTTAAAGGACAGATAGCGGTATGTACTTGAATAAGATAGTTCCAAAAAACATAGACAAATATCTCATGCCTTTCATTTGCCGGGAATAACCCCGACAGGGCGGACTACAACGCCCTCTATCCCTAGACTAAATGCTGTCGGGACTACTTTTCGTAAAATATTCAAACTACCATTGACATCAGCATGAATCAATAAACCATTACCTGTTTGATAAAACTTAGTTCTGATTCTGCGACCACTAAATTTTACACTGAGCTTAGTCGAAGTGTTCACTTCTTTCGAGTCAACTTTGCCATAAGTAGGAATAGGATCTTGGTCTAAAAAAGAAGCTACAGAAGTGTAAGACTCCTCAGAAACCAATACATTTATCCCCACTAATTTCGCTTTATAACTCAACTGCTGTACAAATCGAGTATGGGGAATACAAACAAAGTTTTGATTATTTCTACTGCCCAAATTCCCATTCTGTTTCCACAAGGAATTTTGACCTATTACTAAAGTCCCAATCCCACACTTGACTAAATGGTTAATAATTAAGCGACTGGCTTTATGCAGATAATCATCTACTCGAAAATTCCGTTTTTTAGTTAAACTTTGTAGTCGTTTAGAGGTCTTTTGATGTGCAGGTAGTAAAGATTGTAAATTGGCTTTTCTTTGATTATAATAACGATTAATTGATTTGATAATCCGCCCGGAAACCAGAACTGGTATAAATCCCGGCTGGTTTGATGTTAAGGTTGCTAGATTATCTATGCCTAAATCAATCGCTGCTATGGAATTAGGGTCTAAACCATAATCTGTTTCCTCTTTTTCATAGACAACTTCTACTACATAATGGTCAATCTTGGGGACAATTCTTACTTGATTGAGATAACAATAGTCTACTTTTGTAGGAATGTGAATCTGTGTTTGTGACAGATGAATCAACCCAGATTTCATTTGGGGTTTACTCACTGCTTGGGCTGTGTAAACTAATAAATGTCTACCTTTTTCTTTGTGTTTATATTTGGGTAATTTCGGTCTACCTAAAAATTTAGATTTATCTGAGGCATAAGCTGTAATTGCTGCAAAAAAACTTAACCAGTTGCGATGTAATCCTAATAATACTTGTTGGGCAACTTTCGCTGGTAAGGCCTGGTATGGTTCTGTCCCTTTTAATTGTTTTGCTAAACAATTGTAGTCAAGATATTTTTGAGTAAAGATGAAACTTTGGCGAATATGGAAGTTAGCATAATTGTAGAGGTTTTTGGCAGCAAAACACAATTTATCAATCTCCTGATAATGGGGATGATTTCTTTGAATGATATGCCGCTCGACTACTTGCATACACTAGCTAGTTTCTATGAATATTCGCCCATATATACTAACATATCTTAGATCTGATAATGCACAAAATTCTTGCTCCGTTCTCTTTGCACAAGAAAGTCTATATGAGTTATTTTAGCTGACTTCTGTGTGATTAATGACTATAGATGACTATATTTGTCATAAATTCGGCGAAGTTTACCAATACTTTCAACGCTGGCTGCTTACAAAAATATAGTTAAACCAGTTTCTGCTGCCCTACGTGCTGCGTCTGCTACTTTTAGAGTATACAAACTTGCCTCCGGTGTCACATATAAGGGTTTGCCATAAAAAAGATGATCTAAAACCATATTTGTATCTTTGGCAAATAGTCCCCGCCGATGACCCATATCAATCAGTTTAGTTTTCTCTGGCTGGACTAAAACGCCTGTATTGCCATCGAGAACTAAACCCCCATTTTCACCGTGAATTTCTAGCTTTCTTTCTGACTGCCAGATGCTTTCACCTTTACCATAAATTACTTGAGCTAATAAACCACTTTGGAAACACAATTGGGCTGTACAAAGGCAAGTTTGATAGTAGTCAGTTTCTGTTTCCCAATATCTCTGGTGACAGTTAACAGAGAAAACCTCACCAAATACATCAATCAGACGATGTAAACGAGATAACGCCCCAATGAGGGGAAAACCAAACTGTTCATGGTGATAAGTCCATTTTCGGGGTGCAGGGTGTTCCGGTTTGATGGTACTCAGACGTACATAAAACAAGTTACCAAGTTGGTCTAGGTTTTGTTTGAGGGTTTGATGCCAACCACCTAAAAGTTCAATATGTTCAACGTGTAGTAGTTTATTTTTAGCTTTAGCTAAGGCAATTAGTTCTTCTGCTTCTTTAACATCCACAGATAAGGGATACTCAACTATTACGTGTTTGTCATTGTCTAGGGCGGCTCTAGTGATTTTACCATGATCTAAATTAATGGTGGAAATGACTACTAAATCTATATCTTCCCGTTCCACTAATTGTTGCCAAGAATTTATCGCTTCCATTTGATAGGCTTGGGCTAAAGCTGCGGTTTTTTCGGGAGTATTGCCGGCGATCGCTACCAAATTTGTGCGAGAATCTTGATTGAATGCCTCAGCCCTCAGTTTGGCGGCATATCCAGTCCCAACTAAACCTACTTCTATGGTTTTATCCACCAAAGGTGGCTCTGTATTATACATGATTTTCACAAATTCAGTTGACAATCTTCATTCTCTCATTACCCACTACATCCAAGACCCCATAAACCAAGCTAGGGAACAGTAAAAACTCGGATTTCTCTATTTTCTGGCCATGCAACCACAAAAATAATACCCTCAAAGATGCTTTTGCCATCTGCCTAAATACTGATTTTAGATAACTAAAACTTATTAGTCATAAGTAACTAAATTTCATTACTAATCGTGGTCTATTTTCTGTTACAAAGTTTAAATTTTCCCGTAGTATCAGAATTGAACCAAATCAAATTAGGCAGCTAATTCTATCGAGTTAACTGTACAGTTTGCTTTAGGATAACTTATACTGCCATTTTTACAAGAGAGGACTATCAAATGGCTACCTACAAGGTAACTTTAATCAACGAAGGTGAAGGGCTAAATACAACAATTGATGTTGAAGAAGATACTTATATTCTAGACGCTGCTGAAGAAAAAGGAATTGAATTGCCTTATTCCTGTCGCGCTGGTGCTTGTTCCACCTGTGCTGGTAAAATTACCTCTGGTACAGTTGACCAGTCTGATCAATCATTCTTAGATGATGATCAAATCGAAGCTGGATATGTTCTCACCTGTGTTGCTTATCCAACTTCTGACTGTACAATTCAAACCCACCAAGAAGAAGCTCTTTACTAGGAATTACTAGCCATGGTGTTGACAACTGCCAAGGCTTTACCGTTACAGTAAGATAACAGAGACTTCCCACAATCAATTTTGGAAATTGAATGAACGGAACTCGGTAGCTAATTCTATAAGTTTGGCTGCTTATTTGTTCTGGAAATAACTTACACTGCCGTTATTACAAGAGAGGAATATCAAATGGCTACTTACAAAGTCACATTAAAGAACGAAGCAGAAGGCATCAACAAAACCATCGAAGTTGCAGATGATGAAATTATTCTAGACATTGCAGAAGAACAAGGTCTTGACCTACCTTATTCTTGCCGTGCTGGTGCTTGTTCTAGCTGTGCTGGTAAACTTGAAAGTGGCACAGTTGATCAAGAAGATCAATCCTTTTTAGATGATGATCAAATCGAAGCTGGATATGTTCTAACTTGTATTGCTAAACCAACTTCTGATTGTGTAATCGTTACCCACCAAGAAGAAGCTCTGTACTAAGAATCAAGTTTTACACTATTAAAACCTTACCGCCACTGTACCTTATTCAAGGTATGGCGGTGGTTTCTACTTATTATTTTTTAACAGGACTAGGAAGGCTTAATCTCTTCACCAAGTTTTTTGAGTTCTGCACCAGGATAATAAAATTGCAGAATTTTAGCACTAGACCATCCTAGTTTGGCTAAATTTTGAGCGCCTGTTTGACTTAAACCCACGCCATGTCCTAAACCTCCACCAACAAAAGCATAGCCCCATATTCCTGGTGTTCCTTTGTTGAGAGGTTGGAGATAAAATAGTGTACTCCGGGGAGCAGCAAAAGCACTACGAATTTCATCTTTTTCCAGGGTGAAAGTACCAATATCTGTTTTTATCCCCATTTCTAATATTCTTCCGCTTTGGCTACGTTTGGTGACTGCCATAGCTTCAAGGGTTTTAAAGTTGGCATAAGGACTTTTTTTAGCTCGTAAAAATTTCTGTAAATGCCAGGTGATATCTTCTACACTGGTTTGTTTATTCCAGCGGAATACATCCCATTTACTTTCGTTAAATCCGGTTTTTAAGTTAATAAACTGTCGAAAATTATTTTCGTCGCTTAAATTCTT from Okeanomitos corallinicola TIOX110 includes the following:
- a CDS encoding PAS domain-containing protein encodes the protein MVNRISHKLAIATTFIGFIVLLGWIFNIPVMKSILPEFVTMKFNTALGFLLGGISLYLWINNSHKNRINIKLLSKILAFIVLLLGLTTLIQYSFKINLGIDELLIKDSENSVNTSNPGRMAPNTAICFFWLGSSLLLLHYRKFNLAQFLAGASFLIALLGFVGYVFGISDFYYIKPLSAMALHTSVSFLLLSTGILLASCQNGWMQEITSSYMGGIIARNLIPLIVIFPIFNSGLFLFAHQTNILPVEIGFVFLSILNIAVLGVMAWWNARYINNMDKKNQYLQQELQAANENLETKVNERTQQLENVNEALEDSRHQLSNLINTLPGIVFYRSDNDDWSIESISDGYLPILYDCQKESCQPYRDYKFQNLIITDDIPKILLAIDTAIKNNTNYQVEYRILTPSGQEKWLLETGVGTLVNGERKIQGFMTEITSLKKTQAALAESENKFRELAENIDEIFHINSADLSEMLYISPGYEKIWGISRENIYQNPNSWIDSVHQDDYQHLLSACQSLMQGKPLKEEYRIIRPDEDIRWISGRVFPVYDQNWQILRHVGVATDITERKLTEIALKYSEERYRSLVKATTQVIWTTDGTGQFVTPQSSWEAFTGKGFAEHQGWNWTNSIHPDDQERTKKVWLHSLENRCLYENECRILSKAGEYMYFWVRAVPIMNNDDSIREWVGACTEITERKKAELEIRQLNEQLEERVQQRTAELTAANKELEAFSYSVSHDLRAPLRGIDGFSKTLLESYGDKLDDRGKHYLNRVRAGTQRMGELIDDMLQLSRVSRSEMKFTTVNLSAIAQGIAQELSENEPQRQVEWLISQNLRVQGDAHLLRIVLENLLNNAWKFTSKKKQAIIELNSMDSISDNNDYTTYIIRDNGDGFDQAYVHKLFQAFQRLHSGAEFPGTGIGLATVKRIINRHGGDVWAEGVVGESASFYFTLHN
- the ilvD gene encoding dihydroxy-acid dehydratase produces the protein MSENFKSKVVTQGVQRSPNRAMLRAVGFQDEDFNKAIVGIANGYSTITPCNMGINKLAQRAEIGVKDAGAMPQMFGTITISDGISMGTEGMKYSLVSREVIADSIETACTGQSMDGVLAIGGCDKNMPGAMLAIARMNIPAIFVYGGTIKPGHYDGKDLTVVSSFEAVGQHSAGKIDEAELLAVERNACPGAGSCGGMFTANTMSSAFEAMGMSLPYSSTMAAEDAEKADSTEKSAHVLVEAIRKQILPRQIITRKAIENAISVIMAVGGSTNAVLHFLAIARAAGVELTLDDFETIRGRVPVICDLKPSGRYVATDLHKAGGIPQVMKMLLVHGLLHGDCLTISGQTVAEVLADIPAEPRPDQDVIRPWHNPMYAQGHLAILKGNLATEGAVAKITGVKNPVITGPARVFESEESCLDAILAGKIKAGDVIIVRYEGPKGGPGMREMLAPTSAIIGAGLGDSVGLITDGRFSGGTYGMVVGHVAPEAAVGGNIALVQEGDSVTIDATARLLQVNVSEQELASRRAKWQPPAPRYTKGVLAKYAKLVASSSVGAVTDLDLFAN
- a CDS encoding pentapeptide repeat-containing protein; translated protein: MKKPIIATAAFLLTISLPVTAQAANNYEAIKKLLANNQCENCNLRNAGLVMADLSGANLSGADLSGANLSRANLSGANLQGANLQGASLFGANLTNAKLDSANLMGADLRNSYLMNVALTNANLNAANFQGAVGIPLQIAKPEEFYAWGVAAAEKGNLDPAIDYFSQAIALKPEYAGAYLARGVASYQKLDRKSAIVDAQQAAKLFAEQKNAEGIQTAQAFILELTTPHSETVSKGKPNFMNFVGSLGSMLLQFLPF
- a CDS encoding response regulator, which translates into the protein MPQTSTLLIVEDNPDDVELTLLAFSQTGLQENVVIARDGVEAIDYLFAENRSEPLPNLILLDLQLPRINGLEVLRQIRANARTRLLPIVILTTSDEESDRLKGYGLGCNSYIRKPVNYEQFLNVIQQMGMYWLVLNSPPPLTS